From the genome of Paraburkholderia aromaticivorans, one region includes:
- a CDS encoding mandelate racemase/muconate lactonizing enzyme family protein, with protein MRIVEIREKTVPISSPIRNAYIDFSKMTLSLVAVVTDVIRDGKPVVGYGFNSNGRYGQGKLMRERFIPRILEADPATLVNDAGDNLDPHRIWATMFTNEKPGGHGERSVAIGTIDMAIWDAVAKIEGKPLFQLLADRYGNGQPDRKIFVYAAGGYYYPGQDHGKLKDEMRSYIDRGYTVVKKKIGGASLDEDLRRIDSILSVLGDGQKLAVDANGRFDLDTAIQYARALSQYDLFWYEEPGDPLDFELQATLRNYYDKPMATGEDLFSMQDARNLIRYGGMRPDRDWLQFDCALSYGLVEYLRTLDMLHQHGWSPSRCVPHGGHQMSLNIAAGLGLGGNESYPDLFQPYGGFPDGVKVENGYITMPDLPGIGFEGKADLFAEMQKLSA; from the coding sequence ATGAGAATCGTTGAAATCCGCGAAAAGACCGTTCCGATCAGCTCCCCGATCCGCAATGCCTACATCGACTTCAGCAAGATGACGCTGAGTCTCGTCGCCGTGGTGACGGATGTTATCCGGGACGGCAAGCCGGTTGTGGGTTACGGCTTCAATTCAAACGGCCGCTACGGCCAGGGCAAGCTGATGCGCGAGCGCTTCATTCCGCGCATTCTCGAAGCCGACCCCGCCACGCTCGTCAACGATGCCGGCGACAACCTCGATCCGCACCGCATCTGGGCCACCATGTTCACGAACGAAAAGCCGGGCGGACACGGCGAACGCTCGGTGGCGATCGGCACCATCGACATGGCGATCTGGGATGCGGTGGCGAAGATCGAAGGCAAGCCGCTGTTCCAGTTGCTGGCGGACCGTTATGGCAACGGTCAGCCGGACCGCAAGATTTTCGTGTATGCGGCGGGCGGTTACTACTACCCCGGCCAGGATCACGGCAAGCTGAAAGACGAAATGCGCAGCTATATCGACCGCGGTTACACGGTCGTGAAGAAGAAGATCGGCGGCGCTTCGCTCGATGAAGATCTGCGCCGCATCGACTCGATTCTGAGCGTGCTCGGTGACGGACAAAAACTGGCTGTCGACGCCAACGGCCGCTTCGATCTCGACACCGCGATCCAGTACGCAAGAGCGCTCTCGCAATACGACCTGTTCTGGTACGAGGAGCCGGGCGATCCGCTCGACTTCGAATTGCAGGCAACGCTGCGCAACTACTACGACAAGCCGATGGCGACCGGCGAAGACCTGTTCTCGATGCAGGACGCCCGCAACCTCATTCGCTACGGCGGCATGCGTCCCGATCGCGACTGGCTGCAGTTCGATTGCGCATTGAGTTACGGCCTCGTCGAGTATCTGCGCACGCTCGACATGCTGCATCAGCACGGCTGGTCGCCGAGCCGTTGTGTTCCGCACGGCGGGCATCAGATGTCGCTGAATATCGCGGCCGGCCTCGGTCTGGGCGGCAACGAATCCTATCCGGACCTGTTCCAGCCCTACGGCGGCTTCCCGGATGGCGTGAAAGTGGAGAACGGCTATATCACCATGCCCGATCTGCCGGGTATCGGCTTCGAAGGCAAGGCCGATCTCTTTGCCGAGATGCAAAAGCTGTCGGCATAG
- a CDS encoding LysR family transcriptional regulator, which yields MAIDSASDFEFFILLARLKSLSGAARALDLTPPAATKRLGLIEQRLGARLVNRTTRSVSLTPEGETYLHYAAQIVGQIRQMEDEISGTTSDPHGLLRVNATLGFGRTTIAPLVSDFAKRFPNVEIQFEVTDRPIDLVEEGFDMAIRFGELPDSRLSARRIMSNRRFLCASPKYLERFGTPERVEDLVRHRCIIHRQNDDAYGVWRYMQGDHTEALKVKGALSSNDGDIVLRWALDGHGILIRSEWDLAKYVQSGRLKLVLPDTVLPSADLFVYYPSQRNQTARARAFIDFLIDHFQAPFIPVETGARIYAQKKRTGRKP from the coding sequence GTGGCCATCGATTCGGCGTCCGACTTCGAGTTCTTCATCCTCCTTGCCAGACTGAAAAGCCTGTCGGGAGCGGCGCGCGCGCTCGATCTCACCCCGCCGGCGGCCACCAAACGGCTCGGGCTGATCGAGCAGAGACTGGGCGCACGGCTGGTCAACAGGACAACGCGAAGTGTCAGCCTGACGCCGGAAGGCGAAACCTACCTGCACTATGCCGCGCAGATCGTCGGGCAGATCCGGCAGATGGAAGACGAGATATCCGGGACCACATCGGACCCTCATGGTCTGTTACGGGTCAATGCGACGCTCGGCTTTGGGCGCACGACTATCGCGCCGCTGGTGTCTGACTTCGCCAAGCGCTTTCCGAATGTCGAAATCCAGTTTGAGGTCACCGACCGGCCCATCGACCTGGTCGAAGAGGGATTCGACATGGCGATCCGCTTTGGCGAGCTGCCTGACAGCCGGCTCAGCGCCCGGCGCATCATGAGCAATCGTCGCTTTCTTTGCGCCTCGCCCAAATACCTGGAGCGCTTTGGGACCCCGGAGCGCGTGGAGGATCTGGTTCGGCACCGTTGCATCATTCATCGACAGAACGACGACGCTTATGGCGTCTGGCGGTACATGCAGGGCGACCATACCGAAGCGCTGAAAGTGAAAGGAGCGCTGTCGAGCAATGATGGCGACATCGTGCTGCGGTGGGCGCTCGATGGGCACGGCATATTGATCCGTTCCGAATGGGATCTGGCGAAGTACGTTCAGAGCGGCAGGTTAAAACTGGTGTTGCCGGATACGGTACTGCCCTCGGCCGATCTGTTTGTCTACTATCCCAGCCAGCGCAACCAGACCGCGCGCGCACGGGCATTCATCGACTTTCTGATCGATCATTTTCAGGCTCCGTTCATCCCCGTCGAAACTGGCGCCAGGATTTACGCGCAAAAGAAGAGGACGGGCCGCAAGCCGTGA
- a CDS encoding DUF1328 domain-containing protein: MLRYAAIFFIIAIIAAVFGFGGIAAGATEIAKVLFFIFVVIFLVTLLMGVMRR; this comes from the coding sequence ATGCTTCGATACGCTGCAATCTTCTTCATCATCGCAATCATCGCCGCGGTATTCGGCTTTGGCGGCATCGCCGCAGGCGCGACGGAAATCGCCAAGGTTCTGTTCTTCATCTTCGTGGTGATCTTCCTCGTCACCTTGCTGATGGGCGTGATGCGACGCTGA
- a CDS encoding aliphatic sulfonate ABC transporter substrate-binding protein, translating to MARLRGFAFFAAAHKSAARHARVLREFITATAAALALCFAGGAQAAPLTELKLDYAYYSPESLVIKRNGWLEQEFAADHTPVKWVLSLGSNRALEYLNSGALDIGSTAGLAAVLGKANGNPIRAVYIFSRPEWTALVVRKDSPVKRLADLKGKKIAATKGTDPFLFTLRALHTAGLSRDDVELVNLQHPDGRTALANGQVDAWAGLDPHMAAAQVDDGARLLYRNVDFNTWGFLNAREDFIREHPDALARVLKVYEKARVWIAAHPDDTAKIVAEESKVSLAVAKLQLSRNDLSHPQPGAQQIAALKAAAPILVDEQLVKSGTDLNQVIDALIDPKIAQPVIASANTNAK from the coding sequence ATGGCACGGCTTCGGGGTTTTGCTTTCTTCGCTGCGGCACACAAATCGGCCGCGCGCCACGCGCGCGTGCTGCGCGAATTCATCACGGCAACTGCGGCTGCGCTGGCGCTGTGCTTCGCCGGCGGTGCACAAGCCGCGCCGCTTACCGAACTGAAGCTCGACTACGCGTATTACTCGCCGGAAAGCCTCGTCATCAAGCGTAACGGCTGGCTGGAGCAGGAATTCGCCGCCGACCACACCCCGGTCAAGTGGGTGCTCAGCCTCGGCAGCAACCGCGCGCTCGAGTATCTGAACAGCGGCGCGCTCGACATCGGCTCGACAGCGGGTCTGGCCGCCGTACTCGGCAAGGCGAACGGCAATCCGATCCGCGCCGTCTATATCTTTTCGCGCCCCGAGTGGACCGCGCTCGTCGTGCGCAAGGACTCGCCCGTCAAGCGTCTCGCCGATCTCAAAGGTAAGAAGATCGCCGCGACCAAGGGCACCGACCCGTTCCTCTTTACCTTGCGTGCGTTGCATACGGCGGGACTCTCGCGCGACGACGTCGAACTCGTGAATCTCCAGCATCCGGATGGCCGCACCGCGCTTGCGAACGGACAGGTCGATGCATGGGCCGGTCTCGATCCGCACATGGCCGCCGCACAGGTGGACGACGGCGCGCGCCTCCTGTACCGCAACGTCGACTTCAATACGTGGGGCTTCCTGAACGCGCGTGAAGACTTCATCCGCGAGCATCCGGACGCGCTCGCCCGCGTGCTGAAGGTCTATGAGAAGGCGCGCGTGTGGATCGCCGCGCATCCCGACGATACGGCGAAGATCGTCGCCGAGGAGTCGAAGGTTTCACTCGCCGTCGCGAAGCTGCAACTCAGCCGCAACGATCTCAGCCACCCGCAGCCCGGCGCGCAGCAGATCGCCGCGCTCAAAGCCGCAGCGCCGATTCTCGTGGACGAACAACTGGTAAAAAGCGGCACCGATCTCAATCAGGTGATCGACGCGTTGATCGATCCGAAAATCGCCCAACCGGTCATCGCGTCCGCGAATACCAACGCGAAATGA
- a CDS encoding ABC transporter permease, with translation MAATEETLALASRASPRPCASEPAPEKRTRDPLRPWRYAGLALPVVFLAAIEALVRTSVLPAHLMPAPSSIVQTLWELGGTRLARHVGASVARVFAGFALGSVLALLIGAAMGLSRRVDALLDPAFQALRAIPSLAWVPILLLWMGIDEAPKIALIAIGAFFPVQFGVVAGIQGVDRKLIEFGEVNRLTRRALFTRILLPAAMPQIFTGLRTGLSLAWMFMVAAELIAATRGLGYLLSDGRETGRPDLVFGAILLLALLGKLSDGAFKAIEARTLSWRDARHGPGDAQ, from the coding sequence ATGGCCGCCACTGAAGAGACGCTCGCGCTTGCGAGCCGTGCTTCGCCACGGCCGTGCGCTAGCGAGCCAGCGCCGGAAAAGCGCACGCGCGACCCTTTGCGTCCGTGGCGTTACGCCGGGCTCGCGCTGCCGGTCGTATTTCTCGCGGCGATCGAAGCCCTCGTCCGGACGTCCGTGCTGCCGGCGCATCTCATGCCCGCGCCGAGTTCCATCGTGCAAACGCTATGGGAGCTCGGCGGCACACGCCTCGCACGGCATGTCGGCGCCAGTGTCGCGCGGGTGTTCGCGGGTTTCGCGCTCGGCTCCGTGCTCGCGCTGCTGATCGGCGCGGCCATGGGACTGAGCCGCCGCGTCGATGCGTTGCTCGACCCCGCGTTTCAGGCACTGCGCGCGATTCCGTCGCTCGCCTGGGTGCCGATCCTGTTGCTCTGGATGGGTATCGACGAAGCCCCCAAGATCGCGCTGATCGCAATCGGCGCATTCTTTCCGGTGCAGTTCGGCGTCGTGGCCGGCATACAGGGTGTCGACCGCAAGCTGATCGAGTTCGGCGAAGTCAACCGGCTGACGCGGCGCGCGTTGTTCACGCGCATTCTCCTGCCCGCAGCGATGCCGCAGATCTTCACGGGCTTGCGCACCGGGCTGAGCCTCGCGTGGATGTTCATGGTCGCCGCGGAGCTGATCGCCGCGACGCGCGGACTCGGCTATCTGCTGAGCGACGGGCGCGAGACTGGCCGGCCCGATCTCGTGTTCGGCGCGATCCTGCTGCTGGCGCTGCTCGGCAAACTGAGCGACGGCGCATTCAAGGCGATCGAGGCGCGCACGCTGTCCTGGCGCGACGCCCGGCATGGGCCGGGAGACGCACAATGA
- a CDS encoding ABC transporter ATP-binding protein — MTHAAAPMLEVRGLTRRFGQRTVFEQVSFELARGEIVSLVGPSGCGKSTLLRAIAGLDRDTAGSVLLEKKPQHGPSGRIGVIFQEPRLLPWLSVADNIAFAAGARQGHDPRVDALLAEVGLPGIRDALPKRLSGGMAQRVALARGLFAEPDLLLLDEPFSAVDAITRSRLQQVLLSLTRAHRTAALLVTHDLDEALYLSDRVLLLSPPGDERPSRIAREIRVTAPRPRNLRDSALDALRDELLEGIARAALAAGD, encoded by the coding sequence ATGACCCACGCTGCCGCCCCCATGCTCGAAGTGCGCGGGCTCACCCGGCGCTTCGGCCAACGCACGGTATTCGAACAGGTATCGTTCGAACTCGCGCGCGGTGAGATCGTGAGCCTGGTCGGTCCCAGCGGATGCGGAAAAAGCACGCTGCTGCGCGCGATTGCGGGCCTCGATCGGGACACCGCCGGCTCGGTGCTGCTGGAGAAAAAACCGCAGCACGGACCGTCCGGAAGGATCGGCGTGATTTTCCAGGAGCCTCGCCTGCTGCCGTGGCTGAGCGTCGCCGACAATATCGCGTTCGCCGCCGGAGCGCGTCAGGGACACGATCCGCGCGTCGACGCGCTGCTCGCCGAAGTCGGTCTGCCAGGCATCCGCGATGCGCTGCCCAAGCGGCTCTCGGGCGGCATGGCGCAACGCGTCGCGCTGGCGCGCGGCCTGTTCGCGGAGCCCGACCTGCTGCTGCTCGACGAGCCGTTCAGCGCCGTCGACGCCATCACGCGCTCACGGCTGCAACAAGTCCTGCTTTCGTTGACGCGCGCACACCGGACAGCCGCGTTGCTCGTCACGCACGATCTCGACGAAGCGCTTTACCTATCCGACCGTGTTCTGCTGCTGTCGCCGCCCGGTGACGAGCGTCCGAGCCGCATCGCGCGTGAGATTCGCGTCACTGCGCCACGGCCGAGAAACCTGCGCGATTCCGCGCTGGACGCGCTGCGCGATGAATTGCTGGAAGGCATCGCGCGCGCCGCGCTTGCTGCCGGCGATTGA
- a CDS encoding GNAT family N-acetyltransferase — MKRRATTQQSVRIDYVCHGVGRVELRRFDPARDSFVALTAMLHRAFTPLGAMGLNCTCVDQTVEITRLRATRGDCYVAVCDGRIVGTMTLYAPDRESACELYRRDDIASLRQFAVEPAWQARGIGTLLIAFADHWAATRGYAELALDTPQPAAHLIAFYRGQGFRIVDFVRFGGKHYDSAILSKPPVATRTLANWSHRLSARAPIARAA, encoded by the coding sequence GTGAAACGACGTGCAACGACGCAACAATCCGTTCGTATCGACTACGTCTGTCACGGCGTGGGCCGTGTCGAATTGCGACGCTTCGATCCTGCGCGCGATTCGTTCGTCGCGTTGACGGCGATGTTGCATCGCGCCTTCACGCCGCTCGGCGCGATGGGCCTCAACTGCACCTGCGTCGACCAGACCGTCGAAATCACACGCCTGCGCGCAACGCGTGGCGACTGCTATGTGGCGGTGTGCGACGGACGCATCGTCGGGACGATGACGCTTTATGCGCCGGATCGTGAGTCGGCTTGCGAGCTATACCGTCGCGACGATATCGCCAGTTTGCGGCAGTTCGCGGTCGAGCCGGCGTGGCAGGCGCGCGGCATCGGTACGTTGCTGATCGCATTCGCCGACCATTGGGCCGCGACGCGCGGTTATGCCGAGCTGGCGCTCGATACGCCGCAACCGGCTGCGCATCTGATCGCGTTCTATCGCGGCCAGGGGTTTCGTATCGTCGATTTCGTGCGCTTCGGCGGCAAGCATTACGACAGCGCGATTTTGAGCAAGCCGCCGGTGGCGACGCGCACGCTCGCCAACTGGTCGCACCGATTGAGCGCGCGGGCGCCGATTGCGCGCGCGGCGTGA
- a CDS encoding LysR substrate-binding domain-containing protein yields the protein MTRDIDSSLLRTFVTVAETGAVGVAAARLARTQAAVSMQLRRLEEDLGQRLLDRSPRGVQLTEAGHLLLPYAHTILGAGADARRALSAGQVSGTVRLGMLEDIAVGRLPRALRRFSIAYPQVALEIVVDSSAALSNRLADGSLDVVVGDPALVDAAPLLTWTQPLFWVGARGFGRDAQAPLPVVAFGDACLWQQQVLTALRRAGIAWRIVCTSTSLPAVQSAVEAGLGVSVLLDGNIRSESMRVLGQADGLPDAPTADFGLFMREVSGAPAAAVQTLQTFLCEELHLGLREGEPQLAPALG from the coding sequence ATGACCCGAGATATCGACAGCAGCCTGCTGCGCACCTTCGTCACCGTGGCGGAGACGGGCGCGGTGGGCGTGGCGGCGGCGCGGCTCGCGCGCACCCAGGCGGCGGTGAGCATGCAATTGCGCCGCCTCGAAGAAGACCTCGGGCAGCGTTTGCTCGACCGCTCGCCGCGCGGCGTGCAACTTACCGAGGCCGGGCATCTGCTGCTGCCGTATGCGCACACCATTCTTGGCGCGGGTGCCGATGCGCGCCGTGCGCTGAGCGCCGGTCAGGTGTCCGGCACCGTGCGGCTCGGCATGCTGGAGGACATCGCGGTCGGTCGTTTGCCCCGGGCGTTGCGGCGTTTTTCGATCGCTTATCCGCAAGTGGCGCTGGAAATCGTGGTCGACAGCAGTGCGGCATTGTCGAACCGGCTCGCGGACGGCAGCCTCGACGTGGTGGTCGGCGATCCCGCGCTGGTCGATGCAGCGCCGCTGCTGACGTGGACGCAGCCGCTCTTCTGGGTCGGCGCGCGTGGATTTGGCCGCGATGCGCAGGCACCGTTGCCGGTGGTCGCATTCGGCGACGCGTGTCTATGGCAGCAACAGGTGCTGACCGCGCTGCGGCGTGCGGGGATCGCGTGGCGCATCGTGTGCACGAGCACGAGCCTGCCGGCCGTGCAATCCGCCGTGGAAGCCGGGCTCGGAGTGTCGGTGCTGCTCGACGGCAACATCCGTTCGGAATCGATGCGCGTGCTCGGCCAGGCCGATGGTTTGCCCGACGCGCCCACCGCGGACTTCGGCCTGTTCATGCGAGAGGTGTCGGGCGCGCCGGCGGCGGCCGTGCAAACGTTGCAAACGTTCCTCTGCGAGGAATTGCATCTGGGCCTGCGCGAAGGCGAGCCGCAACTCGCGCCGGCTTTGGGGTGA
- a CDS encoding EamA family transporter, with protein sequence MQDTTIQSALTPPQNDLKPARVAAGAALLCVLSMSSVQFGAALSAPTMAAYGSLSTTWLRLCWAALVLALLVRPRFRSYSRSHWLAAGALGAAMAGMTLCFFTALQRIPLGLAVAIDFLGPLAVATFAVRRARALLWPALAIAGVMLLSRDRAGWLGEPLGVLLACGAALGWGSYIVLMKKTGTLFAGLEGLSVSLIAAALVATPFGLAQSGLHVAAAQVAATAGLALLVPLLPYALEMVALRHMPAGSFGILMSVEPAIGALAGFIVLHQPMGFLQIAGTLLVVTASVGAVIAAR encoded by the coding sequence ATGCAGGACACCACCATTCAATCCGCGCTGACGCCCCCGCAGAACGACCTGAAGCCGGCCCGTGTCGCGGCCGGGGCGGCATTGCTGTGCGTGCTGTCGATGTCGAGCGTGCAATTCGGCGCCGCGCTCTCCGCACCGACGATGGCGGCCTACGGTTCGCTCAGCACCACATGGCTGCGCCTGTGCTGGGCGGCTTTGGTGCTCGCCCTGCTGGTGCGCCCGCGCTTTCGCAGCTACTCGCGCTCGCACTGGCTGGCCGCCGGCGCGCTCGGCGCGGCGATGGCCGGCATGACACTGTGCTTTTTCACGGCGCTTCAGCGCATTCCGTTAGGGCTTGCCGTCGCGATCGACTTTCTCGGGCCGCTCGCCGTGGCGACATTCGCGGTGCGCCGCGCCCGGGCGTTGCTCTGGCCCGCGCTGGCGATTGCCGGCGTCATGCTGCTGTCGCGCGATCGCGCCGGCTGGCTCGGCGAACCGCTCGGCGTGTTGCTCGCGTGCGGCGCGGCGCTCGGCTGGGGCAGCTACATCGTGTTGATGAAAAAGACCGGCACCCTGTTCGCGGGGCTCGAAGGACTGTCGGTGTCGCTGATCGCGGCCGCGCTCGTGGCCACACCGTTCGGACTGGCGCAAAGCGGGCTGCACGTTGCGGCTGCTCAGGTCGCGGCCACGGCGGGCCTCGCGTTGCTGGTGCCGCTGCTGCCGTACGCGCTGGAAATGGTGGCATTGCGCCACATGCCGGCGGGTTCGTTCGGGATACTGATGAGTGTCGAGCCGGCCATCGGCGCGTTGGCGGGTTTCATCGTGCTGCATCAGCCGATGGGGTTTCTACAGATCGCGGGCACGCTGCTCGTGGTGACCGCCAGCGTGGGTGCCGTAATCGCGGCGCGCTGA
- the rfbC gene encoding dTDP-4-dehydrorhamnose 3,5-epimerase produces MGNKVIATALPEVKLIEPEVFCDEFGFCFESFSEDEFIGDVSQAFHFVQDRHSSAVHGVLRGLHYQVQRPQGRLMRVVVGEVFAVGVDVRLNSPNFGKWCGAHLSAANHRQIWVPPGFAHGFVVLSNVAECLWKTTEYWFPELERCILWRDPDIGIEWPIDFEPILGAKDAAGRRLYEAENIA; encoded by the coding sequence ATGGGCAACAAGGTGATCGCGACGGCCTTGCCGGAGGTAAAGCTCATCGAGCCCGAAGTGTTCTGCGACGAATTCGGCTTCTGCTTCGAGAGTTTTAGCGAAGATGAGTTTATCGGCGATGTCTCGCAAGCTTTCCACTTTGTACAGGACCGGCATTCGAGCGCGGTGCATGGCGTGTTGCGCGGGTTGCACTATCAAGTGCAGCGTCCGCAAGGGCGGCTCATGCGGGTCGTCGTGGGCGAGGTGTTCGCCGTTGGTGTGGACGTGCGGCTCAATTCGCCGAATTTCGGCAAGTGGTGCGGGGCGCATCTGAGCGCGGCCAATCATCGGCAGATCTGGGTGCCGCCAGGCTTTGCGCACGGTTTCGTGGTGCTGTCCAACGTCGCCGAGTGTTTGTGGAAGACCACGGAATACTGGTTTCCCGAACTGGAGCGCTGCATTCTGTGGCGCGATCCCGACATCGGCATTGAATGGCCGATCGATTTCGAGCCGATCCTCGGCGCGAAGGATGCCGCGGGGCGGCGTCTCTACGAGGCGGAGAACATCGCCTGA
- a CDS encoding GlxA family transcriptional regulator has protein sequence MPHMHLDTARITWLHTPTLSARSATRRIGVLLFDGFWLLGPGTVVEMFQTANELSGSQAGEEPPYEVQFLSMDGGSVASSSSARIWTDRIDARFGSGFDVLFIAGGYGAHVAARDERVLGWLRSVQARTRAIETIGEGRLVLEAACPSDHDGPQVNRYLNGVTGESALSASNERHDCARSALMFIKRDLGAELARSVADRVMPGMAATWVPLPAEGGTLSVAEKIRAAARWMEANCDRPVSVADAAQVAAMSERNFLRRFKHEMQVTPSDYLLQIRLRIACNFLTETELPVDKIARRSGTGNGDRLAKIFRKRMALSPTEYRARSRTATQA, from the coding sequence ATGCCGCACATGCACCTTGATACTGCGAGGATCACCTGGCTGCATACGCCGACTTTGAGCGCGCGCAGTGCGACGCGGAGAATCGGCGTGCTGCTCTTCGACGGTTTCTGGCTGTTGGGGCCAGGCACCGTGGTGGAGATGTTCCAGACCGCCAATGAACTCTCGGGTTCGCAAGCTGGCGAAGAACCGCCTTACGAAGTGCAATTTCTTTCCATGGACGGCGGCAGCGTCGCCAGTTCATCCTCCGCGCGCATCTGGACTGATCGTATCGACGCGCGTTTCGGCAGCGGCTTCGACGTGCTGTTTATCGCGGGCGGCTACGGTGCGCATGTGGCCGCGCGCGACGAGCGGGTGCTCGGCTGGCTGCGTTCGGTGCAAGCGCGCACTCGCGCGATTGAAACGATCGGCGAAGGGCGGCTCGTTCTTGAAGCGGCCTGCCCGTCGGATCACGACGGACCGCAGGTGAATCGCTATCTGAACGGCGTGACGGGCGAGTCCGCGCTGAGCGCATCCAACGAGCGGCATGACTGCGCGCGCAGCGCGCTGATGTTCATCAAGCGCGACCTTGGCGCCGAACTGGCCCGCAGCGTCGCCGACCGTGTGATGCCCGGCATGGCCGCCACCTGGGTACCGCTGCCGGCGGAAGGCGGCACGCTCAGCGTGGCCGAGAAAATCCGCGCCGCGGCGCGCTGGATGGAGGCGAATTGCGACCGTCCGGTTTCGGTGGCGGACGCCGCACAAGTCGCGGCAATGAGCGAGCGCAATTTTCTGCGGCGCTTCAAGCATGAAATGCAGGTCACGCCGTCGGACTACCTCTTACAGATACGCTTGCGCATAGCCTGTAACTTCCTGACTGAGACCGAATTGCCGGTGGACAAGATCGCGCGCCGCAGCGGTACGGGCAACGGCGATCGTCTAGCGAAAATTTTCCGCAAACGCATGGCGCTGTCTCCAACGGAATATCGCGCGCGCAGCCGGACCGCGACGCAGGCGTAG
- a CDS encoding LysR family transcriptional regulator has protein sequence MNQLQAMRVFTRVVDLASFNLAARQLGMSAAAVTRSVGTLEAHLNMRLLNRTTRSLSLTDVGREYLEGCRAIIEKLDEMESSLLETTRDPQGTLRIATPMTFATAGLGALLAAYRILHPRVDFDVTTFDTHIDLVEGGFDVCFSDDQRLANSTLVCRTLTSVDELAVASPTYLARNGTPRDPAALNRHGLLTVSDGSSRSWEFADADGVYRVCTGSALTATSSAMVRVAALNHMGIALLPMPIVAEDLARGALTPVLEQFDINGGSRQVSILYSGRKYLSMRVRTFIDFTVSQYRAPDRPVALRAVA, from the coding sequence ATGAACCAGCTACAAGCGATGCGTGTCTTCACCCGGGTAGTCGATCTCGCCAGCTTCAATCTCGCGGCGAGACAGTTAGGCATGTCCGCAGCCGCGGTCACGCGCAGCGTCGGCACACTGGAGGCGCATCTGAATATGCGCTTGCTGAACCGCACCACGCGCAGCCTTTCATTGACGGACGTCGGCCGCGAGTATCTGGAGGGCTGCCGCGCGATCATCGAAAAACTCGACGAGATGGAATCCAGTCTGCTCGAAACCACGCGCGACCCGCAGGGCACGTTACGGATCGCCACGCCAATGACCTTCGCCACAGCGGGATTGGGCGCGCTGCTCGCCGCCTACCGCATCCTGCATCCACGCGTGGACTTCGACGTGACGACATTCGACACGCACATCGATCTCGTGGAAGGCGGCTTCGACGTGTGCTTTTCCGACGACCAGCGCCTCGCCAATTCCACCTTGGTGTGCCGAACGCTCACCAGCGTCGACGAACTCGCCGTCGCATCCCCCACCTATCTTGCACGCAACGGCACGCCCCGCGATCCGGCCGCGTTGAACCGGCATGGTCTGCTGACCGTGTCGGACGGTTCCTCGCGAAGCTGGGAGTTCGCGGACGCCGACGGCGTCTATCGCGTCTGCACCGGCAGCGCGCTCACCGCCACCAGCAGCGCGATGGTTCGCGTGGCGGCGCTCAACCACATGGGCATCGCCTTGCTACCCATGCCGATCGTCGCGGAAGATCTCGCACGCGGTGCGTTGACACCCGTACTCGAACAGTTCGACATCAACGGTGGCTCACGCCAGGTGTCGATTCTCTACTCCGGCCGCAAATACCTGTCGATGCGCGTGCGCACCTTCATCGACTTCACGGTCAGCCAGTATCGCGCGCCCGACCGCCCGGTCGCCTTGCGCGCGGTCGCCTGA